The Sporomusa termitida genome has a window encoding:
- a CDS encoding MFS transporter: MNPNRGLKGAIILTTSKQVQSAWLLMLSAAAILMITMGARQSVGLFVHPLDAATGLGIVSISFALAIGQFMWGLAQPIFGAIADKKGSYHVLVFGTLLLAAGLALTPLVQSEWSLILTMGILSAAGAGAGSFSVLIGATSGQLPVEKRAFAGGFINAGGSLGQFVFAPLLQVIISMFGWVAAILTMAATTLLTIPLASVLCRGSSAAVQAAAAQAPAVGLYQQVCQAMRNPSYLCLHAGFFTCGFHVAFLVTHLPGEVALCGHAASVSAASLALIGLFNIAGSLLAGALGTRYRMKYILAVMYASRAVMIVMYLLAPKTPLTFYIFAAGLGFTWLATVPPTAGLVGKLFGTRYLATLFGLTLLTHQMGGFLGAWLGGLAMAQDGNYQWMWYADMLLAVLAAVVNLPIKEAKMAAKLATA; encoded by the coding sequence ATGAATCCTAATCGCGGTTTGAAGGGGGCTATTATTCTGACTACATCGAAGCAGGTTCAGTCGGCCTGGCTGTTAATGCTTAGCGCGGCGGCCATATTAATGATTACTATGGGAGCCAGGCAATCAGTAGGTCTTTTTGTTCACCCGCTGGATGCAGCTACCGGCCTGGGCATCGTTTCCATTAGTTTTGCCCTGGCGATCGGCCAGTTTATGTGGGGCCTGGCCCAGCCGATATTCGGGGCCATCGCCGATAAGAAAGGGTCCTATCATGTGCTTGTTTTTGGCACTCTGCTGCTGGCCGCCGGGCTGGCGCTAACCCCCCTGGTACAGTCTGAATGGTCGCTCATCCTGACCATGGGTATATTAAGCGCCGCCGGGGCGGGGGCGGGAAGCTTCTCGGTGCTGATTGGCGCCACTTCCGGGCAGCTGCCTGTGGAAAAACGCGCTTTTGCCGGCGGCTTTATTAACGCCGGCGGCTCGCTGGGCCAGTTTGTATTTGCCCCGTTGCTCCAGGTCATCATCAGTATGTTTGGCTGGGTAGCGGCTATCCTGACGATGGCGGCCACAACCCTGCTGACAATTCCCCTGGCCTCGGTGCTTTGCCGCGGCTCTTCGGCAGCAGTACAGGCCGCAGCCGCTCAGGCACCGGCAGTGGGGTTATACCAGCAAGTCTGCCAGGCTATGCGCAATCCTAGTTATTTATGTTTGCACGCCGGGTTTTTTACCTGTGGCTTTCATGTTGCTTTTTTGGTAACCCATCTGCCGGGGGAGGTCGCTTTATGCGGCCATGCCGCCAGCGTTTCTGCCGCCTCGCTGGCGCTTATCGGCCTGTTTAATATTGCCGGCAGCCTCCTGGCCGGGGCGCTGGGCACACGGTATCGCATGAAGTATATACTTGCGGTCATGTATGCCAGCCGGGCGGTAATGATTGTCATGTATCTGCTGGCCCCGAAGACACCGCTTACCTTCTACATATTTGCCGCCGGGCTGGGCTTCACCTGGCTGGCTACCGTACCGCCGACAGCCGGGCTGGTGGGCAAGCTTTTTGGTACCCGTTACCTGGCCACTCTATTTGGCCTAACGCTCCTGACTCATCAAATGGGCGGCTTCCTCGGGGCCTGGCTGGGAGGGCTGGCCATGGCCCAGGACGGCAACTACCAGTGGATGTGGTATGCCGATATGCTGCTCGCAGTTTTGGCAGCGGTCGTTAATCTGCCAATTAAGGAAGCCAAAATGGCTGCTAAGTTAGCAACGGCGTAA